The Quercus lobata isolate SW786 chromosome 9, ValleyOak3.0 Primary Assembly, whole genome shotgun sequence region TGAGGTAAGATTGAGGTATGAGAGTGAGAGGTGGCCATAAGGCATGGGAGATTGCAactaggaaagaaaataaatttatatacctagggtttTGAAGGGTTTATTGATAAAATAACATTTAGTTAAACAGGTCAAACATATTCCGTGAGTTGAACATGAATACAACacttttattaaatgggtcagtCATTTCAAGCCATAGATGACATGAACTCATTAAACCTCAATCTAGAACCAACTAAATTTGTGTCATGTCCATGAGTCGTGTtagattttgccacccctactaGTGTGGATTGTGTAATATGTACGTCTACTTTTTACTAGTTGCGTTCAATGAGTTTACGGGTACAAAAGTTTTTTACAATTACTAACATGATATACTATGATTAGTACAAATTGAAAGAAGCGTTAGTGATCTCATGTGAAATGATATTGTTCTAATTACAACGTACTATCTTAAAAAGTTATTGCCAAGATCCTACTTCAAGTAGCATCTTCTTATATTTTCAATGGAGACCTATAAGTTCAAATATCCCTTCCATTGTAACtttgaataaatttatatatattggaccttagaaaaatacaattttaaaaaagaaaattgtccCTAACGTTTTCTTTTGGGTGGGAGGTGGTGTTGTTGTTGGACACCAACCTAATTGTCCCCAACCCTAATATGGGCCAGGACTTGAGGCTAGAATTAGATTAATTCAGTGGCCCAAAAACCCTTTCAAGTATTTGGGTTATTTCTTTCATGAAGGAACCACTTTGTTGTACTGTCTTTAAATGATTAGTTAATTTGCCTTGGTCAACTCTTGCCTAGCCCACTCTTGGCCCCCGTATGAGAGTGGAAAATAATTTGAACCCAAGTCTTATTAGACTCACTCATTCTAGATGATAAAAATAAGCTTTTATAAACCTTGGGCTGAAAGGTCATTTCTCAATTTAGCGTTGCCGCCTAGGCAtccatttaaatttgttgttggCGCATCACATGGTCCATGATTATTTGTTCTTCAAAATCGTGAATCTGTTTTGGTCATGAACTACATCCATCGAATGATTGAATCAATTTGACTAAAGAGTTTGttattgtttctttaatttatcattttattttgttaatattacattttctttaattaacTGACTAATAGGGGCTGCTAGCCCATATCTGTACTTGGGAAAAGGATCACTACTTGACCACAAAGGCCTGTAGTGGAACTATATGTCACTAATCTGATACTAATGCCCTAATACAAGGCACAAAACCACTAAGTTAAATGACCATTTCTATAAGGGTCTTATTAATAAGTACCCAAGGACACAAATTAAAAAGTAAGGATTGGGATTGTGTCCGGTTGCACTAGATAAATTAGGATATGGACATGTGTCCTATTTTGGACACATGTCCAATGGACATAAGCCATAtccaaaaacttttttttttttaatacaagatagaatttctactctaacctaatctaagtgtatatatatgtgaacctccctcctggagacttgaacctcagCCCTtgcccccacaccccacaagtgGAGTGACCACCACACCAAGGATGCGTGGTGATCATATCCAAAAACTAAAGAGTGCAcatttttcaaagaagaaaatacatttattaaatttataaatactaACTTATGAGTGCACATTTAATGATTTATAGGGTTGCAAGCAAAAATTTATTGTAGTAATGTGTGCTACGCTCTTTCTACTAGTAGTAGTAgtactccctctctctctccaaattccAAAATCCATTACAACATTACTTTCTCTATTGCCTCTAACCTTTCTCTTTGTCCAAACACTTTCAAATTTCCCACCACATTTTCctcttcccaaacaccaaactgcaacaaaggaaaaagagaacaaGAACGAAGAGGAATTAATTAAAAGTAATATATCTATCTAGGCGAGTTATTAActaaaagtgatattattatCCTTTGTCCACAATTTGAGATCTTGAATGGTTATCTTGGAAGTTTTCGGTGGTAATTTGTTGATTTAGGTCTCAAGTTCGGCTCTTACTACTCTATCCACATAAAATGCAATGGAAGTATGAGTTCATGCATAGAAGATGACCAAACAAAAAAcgaataaaaagagagagaaagaggctgCAGACTTGCAACTGTAATTCGTTTTATGTATTGATGTGAACTTGGCCAATGGTTTGCTAACTTTCTGCCAACAATAGTGTAGCTCAACTAGTTGATACATTTTAACGTTTTCAACAGAAACATCTAAGATCTAAATCTCTCATCtcccattgtaactattgaatttaaaaactaaataaattgacAACTTTCAAGGCTTATACCCAAAAACAGAGTTGAgctaaaaaaaatccttattcaATTTCCACACCTTATTCTAAAGCATAGCTTTTAAAATATCTTGTAATTGTTATGGATCTGTACTGCAGATTTTGGTATCTTCCCTAATTATGAAACTGAATATAATCAATTCACTAAAtcctaaatattaaaatattaataattccAGTCACATATCATTTGGAATCAATCGTTAGAGCACTTACAGCAGTtgtgctaaatagctatattgctatttgTAGCATCGCTAATGACAAAAATAGAGCTACAGTAGTGGAGctatagctaaatttttttgcttctcagctacagtgcacatttatttttagatgtgcattgtagctcaaaaaatatatatattttatttgtgttcACACatggttagaattttttttttttttctttctcctccttCCCCATTTCTACTTGTTCCTCCTCTCTCCTCTCAGTCAGTCCTCACCCTCTTCATTTCTTCCCATTGCAAGCTTCAATTCCTTCACTCACTGCCGACCCAAGCCCCTGCCCAGCGCCGATCTTTCTCTCCGTCGTTTTCTCTCTCTAGGTCAAATCCAAGCTCAAATGATCTAATGATTTTCGATTTTAGTTGATCTAGTGGGTTTGGTTGTGACAGCGCGACGGCGGGGGGTTAGCCATGGTGGGttaaccctctctctctctctctctctctctctctctctctcgatgaTTTTCGGTTTTTGCTAGGTTTTGGTTGATATGGTGGGTTTAGGTTGTgattgggtttggatttgggttgaGGTTATGGGTGGTGATGGCAGTGGCAATGGGTGTGGGCGGTGGTGGCTGGTGGTAGTGAGTGTGGCAATGGTGGTGGGTTTCGTTTTTGCAGTGGTTTTTTGATGGTGGGTTTCTAATTGTGGGTGGTGGCTTGagtttgtgattggtgattttttattttgtttgtgattggtgattttgCTTGGTCTGGGTTGAGAAAAAAGATTAAGGATTTGGATTGGTGGTTTTTTCTTTCCTGCTGTGGACTAGTGGTGGTGGATGTTTGTGTTGtgctggtgttttttttttttggtgtggatgttttattttaatgagttatttgtattattttaatcaaatagctAAATATATAGCTCCATTACTGTGGGTTGTGAgaagataaaatagataaagtgacttttatAAGTGCCAAATAGCTATATTTTTTGCTCCACTACTGTGGATACTCTTAGCGTGTGTTTAATAcgatcctatcaaaaaaaaataaaaaagattctCTATCAGATAGAATTTGgacttgaagaaatctccttttGCTGAAAGAAAATAGTCTTTCAAGGCCTTCAGGTGACCATTCAAGTCAGTGCGTACAATCACAAGCTGTAGAACAAGAGATAGAATACTTTTTATGTAGATggtttaaaagataaaaacaaccaaaattttcacattcaGATCTGCCCCAAAGATGACTGGTGGCAATAGCCCAAATAGAGTCAACAGCAGACTCAAATGATCTTTTGTGAAAGTTAGATGATTTCTGCACATAAATATCAACCGGTTATTTACCATTAAAATTTTGGCGTTTCAACGGAGATAGAATACCGTCCATTACAAAGTATATATAAAGTCTTCCAAGTCAGTGTATGGAAAACAATTAAGACTGGCTATTATTTTTTGCAGTAAACAAATACAATCCACCCTCTCCAGATGTATATATCCATCAAAAGTGGGGTTGCACACAATAAATATGTTACAGGAGGTACTGTGGTGCAAACAACCTTTAGATCTAGAAGCATAGCTTCAATCTTATCTGCCTCAGATTGTGAAAGTAATTCTTCTCCCATCAGTTTAGCATCCATGAGAGGCtctttttgaaaaggaaaacgACCCTTTAATCCCTGAAGTTTCTATTATATTGCTGTCAGTCACATTATGGGGTCCCATTTCCATTGACTCAAAGAATTTCATGTCATGTCTAGCATAGCCATAGTCACACTAACATATAGAGTACCtaaaactattataaaaaaataaaaaatttgacagcATGTAGACTATATATAAACATCCTTAACACGACTCAGACAACATTCATTGCCAAAAGAAAGTATTTTGCTTGTAAAGTATCATAGCCTATTGATAAAATCAGATACTTGGTGACaaataacaaatacaaatagtctacaaaataaaaattttgcaaaatgatTGCTCATTTTGTAACCCAATGCCAAAACTATTCAACTCTACTTAGCAAACTCGTTGCAACatacaaaaatattaaacagaGAAAGTGGAAAATCTAGCCAACTTCTCAGGTATGTTAGGAAGAGATGACATTATCTACATCTGTATCCTCCTGCCTCCCTGCCtccaaattaagaaaattatatatcCAATTTCAGGttaataaatctatatataatgGATGCATATATTAATCATAGGATATCAtaccatttaaataaaatgtgcAAAAAACTACAGTTTAGCTCAATAAATATTTCTCCACACCCTCAAGTATATATTCAACTATTCCACTCGTCCCAAATCAACCAGTCAAGACACATAGGGTCATATTCCATGTGATACTATTCCTAAATCTCCTGTATAGTACCTTCcagcaacaataaatatatatatatatatatatatatatacactaatcACTTTTTGGGGCATCACCCACTGCATTCCAAAAGCCGAAATAACAAACAACCATAATTATTGTGAGGAACTGCACAGTGTAGCAAAAGATGACCCACTGATTCATTGCTTGCCTTACACACACAACACCAAGTGATCAATGGTATACTTCCCTTAACAAGATTGCCTATGGTCAAATTTTTGTTAGCACTGCTGCCATACAAAGAACCTGGCTCAACGCCTTCCTTCACCAAGGACAGAGGTTAAAGAGATAGGAGAGCACCACCAGCACTTTGTAGTCAAGAGGCCTAAGTGTAAGTGGCATCCAATGGACCAAGCACACAATACACAAAACTATAAATTCCTAGTGCAATATAAATCCAAGTTCAACAATACCACGTTACAAATAAAGGGCGCATGTATAATTAAAGCAAAATTCAAGTATTTAGCAATCCAAACCCAAATGCCTAAGTCCAAAATCATACCATATATGTGctgaaaatcaaacaaactcAGGTATAATATCAGTATATCACAAACCTAAATAAAATCAAAGCAAATAAATGCACAAACCCTGCAAAAAGATCCACAACTTGCTAATCAACATACAGAGATCTTCCTTCATAGCCGAAACAACCCTTAAacttgttcatgaacaatatttagttatttacaaTCAAGCTCCAATCCCTTAAAGTTGTTCAACGACAATCGGATAATTGTATGCATGAAATGAAGAAGCCTAATTGAGCTAGCTGGCTTACACAGTATTTCACACATTGCCCTTTGCAGTTGGTTCATGACCAACACGATCCCTTTCTGtttctttgaactttgaaaCTAGTCCTCTCGAGCATTGCCAAGATGGATCAAGTGACAAAAAAGCAGCActtcattttacatttttcattTGTACCAAGAAAAATTCTAcggaattttttatttctactttaaatgatgaattaaaaatttgacCCATCAATTATAACTATTACATTGCACAATTTTGTAATATCAGTTTAATGAAACTCAAATAATGGGAAGCACTTGAAATGAAAGCAAAGCcaacataaatatatttataaatgcCTTAATAACAACATAGTTCACATAATGTCTTAATAACAACATAGTTCACATATTGTCTTTCACTtgattctttgaaaaaaaaaaaacaaaaaaaaaaaaaccctgtcCCTTACATGCAAAGGTCAGGACCAAATCCCAAAGTTCTACCAACTGTATCATATGAAATCTTGATATGCTCTTGCTGGATATTCCCGATGATGGAAAATGAGGCAGGTGATGGAGCGAAAGCAAAACAATATGTTCCCATATTGTCTACAGCAACAAGAAAATTTCTTGGTGGAATCACGAGTGATACCTCACCAATATCACTCCAGAAATGGAAAGACACTGATGGCAGATCTATTGTGTTGGGTAGGCTAAAACAAGTATCAAACAAATCCACTCCGGGTGCTCGAGGGATGTCCATGGTTTGTGCAATAAAAGCATCACGGAATGCTTCATAAGCTACTTTTGGAAATCTACTCACGGTGGTCACCGAGTCTATGATCACTCCTCCATCACCTAATTCTGTTAGATGAAAAATATCTTCGGAAATAGGCAGCCGAATGCCTCCGACTCCAAGCCCTATCATCCGAACATAGTAAAAACTTGGGTTCTTTATGCTGGAAAGCAAAGAAACCCATACAGAACCTGTTGAGATAGCTTCTTTTCCTATCACAAGTGATCCAGACACCTGGCTATCTCTGCTGGGTAAACAATAGCTGAAAAATCCACCAACTGGAATCTCATACACAAGGGATAAGGGTCCAGCTCCCAATCCCATAATCCCAGCCTGATGACCAAATGTGCCCTTGTTCGTATAACCACACCCTATAGCCATGTTTAGGATTCTGACGTCCCCAAACACTATAGTTTCAAACACAGGGGTTCCCTTGGACTCAAACACATCAGCATATGATGCCCGGTATGAGCAACTACGCTCGTGATCACAATCCTGCTTTCCATTGAGTCTATCACAAGCTGAAGAATCACATGGTATTTCTGTGTAACTAGAAGATCGTGCCGGATCAAAAATAGGGTCAAATTGGCTATGGCATTGCTGGCACTTTTGGCATTGTACCCAGATTAGGTCACTCCCAGTGTCCATGATTACATGTTGGGCTATTGGTGGGGAACCTATCTCTATCGGAATGATGTACTCACCAACTCCTTCATTCACACCAGAAACAACTTCTCCCACAAAATCGACTTGCTCCATGTGATTCATAAGATACGCAACTCTTTTGGCATCACGTTTCATTCTTTGTTGAAACCAATGGCTATAGTTGCCATTTCTTTCTCTATGTAGCAGCTCTAGCTTGGTGGagttggttgtggtggtggtggaagcGAATGTGGTGATCCCAGTTAGAATTAAAATGATCACAATGAATGTCATAGTGTACCTGTATTAGAAACCCTCAATTAGTGGATACTAAGGTTGCATTTAAGATTAAAGTTTtaagtcaacttattttactatttagtttatttttgctactattcaacttattttcggtactatttatgggtcccattgtactattttagttaacttttacctttatttacagtacttttaataaaaaatattttagtttcaactaaataagctgtgataccccaatttgattgattgtgtgatgtgtgtgggtgtgtgatgagtcccacattgggtatttactgggttgaactgggctttattaacaactacaagaagcctcaattgtgactagtccttttgaggtacaGCGTAGAGgtggctagcgctttttcttgggtcgttacatatggtatcagagccggcccagTAACCCCGTGTGGGCTCGGAGACattaccccacaaagtgggccgtaacgaggacgttagggatttaagtgggggagattgtaatgtcccaatttgattgattgtgtgatatgtgtgggtgtgtgatgagtcccacatcggggatttactgggttgaactgggctttattaacaattacaagaAGTCTCAATTGTGGGTcactagccacatctgcgctatatctcaaaaggactagtcacaattgagactccttgtagttgttaataaagcccagttgaacccagtaaatacccgatgtgggactcatcacacacccacacacatcacacaatcaatcaaattggggtatcacagcttatttagttgaaactaaaatattttttattaaaagtactgtaaataaaggtaaaagttaactaaaatagtacaatgggacccataaatagtaccgaaaataagttgaatagtagcaaaaataaactaaatagtaaaataagttgacttaAAACATTAATCTTAAATGCAACCTTAGTATCCACTAATTGAGGGTTTCTAATACAGGTACACTATGGCATTCATTGTGATCATTTTAATTCTAACTGGGATCACCACATTCgcttccaccaccaccacaaccaactCCACCAAGCTAGAGCTGCTACATAGAGAAAGAAATGGCAACTATAGCCATTGGTTTCAACAAAGAATGAAACGTGATGCCAAAAGAGTTGCGTATCTTATGAATCACATGGAGCAAGTCGATTTTGTGGGAGAAGTTGTTTCTGGTGTGAATGAAGGAGTTGGTGAGTACATCATTCCGATAGAGATAGGTTCCCCACCAATAGCCCAACATGTAATCATGGACACTGGGAGTGACCTAATCTGGGTACAATGCCAAAAGTGCCAGCAATGCCATAGCCAATTTGACCCTATTTTTGATCCGGCACGATCTTCTAGTTACACAGAAATACCATGTGATTCTTCAGCTTGTGATAGACTCAATGGAAAGCAGGATTGTGATCACGAGCGTAGTTGCTCATACCGGGCATCATATGCTGATGTGTCTGAGTCCAAGGGAACCCCTGTGTTTGAAACTATAGTGTTTGGGGACGTCAGAATCCTAAACATGGCTATAGGGTGTGGTTATACGAACAAGGGCACATTTGGTCATCAGGCTGGGATTATGGGATTGGGAGCTGGACCCTTATCCCTTGTGTATGAGATTCCAGTTGGTGGATTTTTCAGCTATTGTTTACCCAGCAGAGATAGCCAGGTGTCTGGATCACTTGTGATAGGAAAAGAAGCTATCTCAACAGGTTCTGTATGGGTTTCTTTGCTTTCCAGCATAAAGAACCCAAGTTTTTACTATGTTCGGATGATAGGGCTTGGAGTCGGAGGCATTCGGCTGCCTATTTCCGAAGATATTTTTCATCTAACAGAATTAGGTGATGGAGGAGTGATCATAGACTCGGGGACCACCGTGAGTAGATTTCCAAAAGTAGCTTATGAAGCATTCCGTGATGCTTTTATTGCACAAACCATGGACATCCCTCGAGCACCCGGAGTGGATTTGTTTGATACTTGTTTTAGCCTACCCAACACAATAGATCTGCCATCAGTGTCTTTCCATTTCTGGAGTGATATTGGTGAGGTATCACTCGTGATTCCACCAAGAAATTTTCTTGTTGCTGTAGACAATATGGGAACATATTGTTTTGCTTTCGCTCCATCACCTGCCTCATTTTCCATCATCGGGAATATCCAGCAAGAGCATATCAAGATTTCATATGATACAGTTGGTAGAACTTTGGGATTTGGTCCTGACCTTTGCATGTAAGGgacagggtttttttttttttttgttttttttttttcaaagaatcaAGTGAAAGACAATATGTGAACTATGTTGTTATTAAGACATTATGTGAACTATGTTGTTATTAAGgcatttataaatatatttatgttgGCTTTGCTTTCATTTCAAGTGCTTCCCATTATTTGAGTTTCATTAAACTGATATTACAAAATTGTGCAATGTAATAGTTATAATTGATGGgtcaaatttttaattcatcatttaaagtagaaataaaaaattccgTAGAATTTTTCTTGGTACAaatgaaaaatgtaaaatgaagTGCTGCTTTTTTGTCACTTGATCCATCTTGGCAATGCTCGAGAGGACTAGtttcaaagttcaaagaaaCAGAAAGGGATCGTGTTGGTCATGAACCAACTGCAAAGGGCAATGTGTGAAATACTGTGTAAGCCAGCTAGCTCAATTAGGCTTCTTCATTTCATGCATACAATTATCCGATTGTCGTTGAACAACTTTAAGGGATTGGAGCTTGAttgtaaataactaaatattgttcatgaacaagtTTAAGGGTTGTTTCGGCTATGAAGGAAGATCTCTGTATGTTGATTAGCAAGTTGTGGATCTTTTTGCAGGGTTTGTGCATTTATTTGCTTTGATTTTATTTAGGTTTGTGATATACTGATATTATACCTgagtttgtttgattttcagCACGTGTAACAACcaggccggctctgataccatatgtaacgacccaagaaaAAGCGCTAACCAcctctgcgctatacctcaaaaggactagtcacaattgaggcttcttgtagttgttaataaagcctagtTCAACCCAATAAAtacccaatgtgggactcatcacatacccacacacacatcacacaatcaatcaaattggggtatcacataAGCTGTTCCCAAATAGACCATAAATTTCCTATGCGTAAATGTAAaatacaagagagagagagagagaggagagaacaATGATAAATGAACCGAGctagaaaaaattgagtgaaTCAACATCAAGATTTTGgtctattttttttaggatttaaaatgaacttcagatttattttttaggagGGATAAAAGTCATGGGGTCACTATATTTGCTTCAGCTTTATCATTTTAAActagaaaaataaatcttataaatatttCATATGCATGATAATTATAAAAAGATCGTATAAAGTCGCGTGTATATATGTTGTGGGTGGATGATATTTGGTCCAGACCAATTTTGGGCTGTCGATGTCCTTGGATGCAATGAGCCGAGCTCTACGGCAGATTTCACATTCTCCTTTTTCCGAGAAGATAGGGAGGACGAGGGTCCCGCGCCACTTTGTCAGGCCTACGTTCATGATCTACTATGGTAGGACCGATTTTGTAGAGCATGTAAGTTATTTCAATCAGAGTATGGCTTTATATTCTAGAAATGAATAGTTAATGTGCAAGATCTTTCCTTTGAGCCTAGGGTTGACAGCTatgagatggtttgataaaCTGGAGAATGGTTCTATCCATAGTTTTAAGGAGCTCTCATAGGCTTTTGGGGCCAGATTCGTGACCTGCAACTGAGTTCCACAGCCCATCGATTCTCTCTTATCAATTCAATGTGCAAGGGGGAAACCCTTTGTGCATACTATGATCGATTTTGGGAGTTGTATAACAATATAGGCAGAAGAAATGACGAAGTAGCAGTGAGCACATTTAAGTTGTGGCTCCCCGTAAATTCCTATTTGAGGAATTCACTAACACAACCCCCCCTCATGCACCCCCTTGAAGACATGCAACAGCTCTTGGAACGGATAGAAGAATATAAGAGGCTCAATGACAACCAGCTCCAAGTAAG contains the following coding sequences:
- the LOC115960730 gene encoding protein ASPARTIC PROTEASE IN GUARD CELL 2-like encodes the protein MTFIVIILILTGITTFASTTTTTNSTKLELLHRERNGNYSHWFQQRMKRDAKRVAYLMNHMEQVDFVGEVVSGVNEGVGEYIIPIEIGSPPIAQHVIMDTGSDLIWVQCQKCQQCHSQFDPIFDPARSSSYTEIPCDSSACDRLNGKQDCDHERSCSYRASYADVFESKGTPVFETIVFGDVRILNMAIGCGYTNKGTFGHQAGIMGLGAGPLSLVYEIPVGGFFSYCLPSRDSQVSGSLVIGKEAISTGSVWVSLLSSIKNPSFYYVRMIGLGVGGIRLPISEDIFHLTELGDGGVIIDSVTTVSRFPKVAYEAFRDAFIAQTMDIPRAPGVDLFDTCFSLPNTIDLPSVSFHFWSDIGEVSLVIPPRNFLVAVDNMGTYCFAFAPSPASFSIIGNIQQEHIKISYDTVGRTLGFGPDLCM